The stretch of DNA GGCATGTCGATGGCCCCAGGGGCGCTGGCGGCGGCCTTAGGCGAGGATTTGGGCTCACACGGCGGGGTTGACCTTTTGGTGTCGCTCATCTACCTTAGGTGCCGCACTTTCGTTGCCGGCTTCTGCCGCGCGGCAGTGCCCCGTCGCCACACCTGTTCGCCTTCAACCAGGCAGGTATCCCGGTCACGATCTCCGGTCACGGGCGCGGTCCCGTGGCGGAGTGAGGCGGTCCGCTGCGAGGGCGCGGCGGACGCCGCGGATGGTGTGTGTCGCCGAGCAACAGGAAGGGAGAGAAACGACATGCCGACGATCAACCAGCTCATTCGCAAGGGGCGCAAGCGCCCGCTCAACAAGTCGAAGTCGCCGGCACTGCAGGCGTGTCCGCAGAAGCGCGGCGTGTGCACCCAGGTGCGCACCATCACGCCGCGCAAGCCCAACTCCGCGCTGCGCAAGGTGGCGCGCGTGCGCCTGTCCAACAACATCGAGGTGAACGCCTACATTCCCGGAATCGGGCACACGCTGCAGGAGCACTCGGTGGTGCTGATTCGCGGCGGCCGGGTAAAGGACCTCGCCGGCGTGCGTTATCACGTGGTGCGCGGCACCAAGGACACGCTCGGCGTGGAGGATCGCCGCAAGGCGCGGTCCAAGTACGGCACCAAGCGGCCGAAGGTATAGCGAGGGTACGGAAATGCCACGCCGCGGCAACACCAGAAAGCGTCCCGATCCGGTCGATCCCAAGTATCGCAACGTCACTGCCGGCAGGTTCATCAACGCGATGATGACGCGCGGCAAGAGGTCGACCGCGACGCGCACCCTGTACGATGCGTTCGACATCATCGAAAGGCGCCTGAAGCGCGATCCGCTCGAGGTGTTCCTGAAGGCGGTGGAGAACGCCAAGCCGCTCCTGGAAGTGAAATCGCGGCGGGTCGGCGGCTCTACCTACCAGGTGCCGGTGGAGGTGCGCGAATCGCGCCGCGACGCGCTCGCCATCCGCTGGCTGATCCAGTATGCGCAGCAGCGCCGCGGGCGGGCGATGACCGCCGGCCTGAGCGCGGAACTGATGGACGCCTTCAACGAGACCGGCGCGGCGGTGAAGAAGAAAGAGGACACCCACCGGATGGCGGAGGCGAACAAGGCGTTCGCCCACTACCGCTGGTAGCAGCGGGAAAGCCGGAGAGCGGGAAATCGGGCACGGGAACGAGAGCAGAGCAGAGCAGAACGAGAGCAGAGCAATGGAACCTCACAGCCGGCTGAGCCAGACCCGCAACATCGGGATCATGGCTCACATCGACGCCGGCAAGACCACTACCACCGAGCGGATCCTGTACTACACGGGGCGCAAGCACAAGCTCGGTGAAGTCCACGACGGCCAGGCCGAGATGGACTGGATGGACCTGGAAAAGGAGCGCGGCATCACGATCACGGCGGCTGCGACCTACTGCAGTTGGCGCGAGCACGCCGTGAACATCATCGACACCCCGGGCCACGTCGACTTCACCGTGGAGGTGGAGCGCTCGCTGCGCGTGCTCGACGGCGCGGTGGCGGTGTTCTGCGCCGTCGCGGGCGTGGAGCCGCAGAGCGAAACGGTGTGGAAGCAGGCCAACACCTACGCTGTTCCGCGGCTGGTGTTCATCAACAAGATGGACCGCGTGGGCGCCGACTTCGCCGCGTGCGTCGACGACTTGCACGCCAAGCTCGGGGCCAACGCGGTCGCCGTGCAGTTGCCTACCGGTGCCGGCGCCGACTTCAACAGCGTGATCGACCTGGTGGCGATGCGCCGGATCACCTGGGAAGAGGTGGACCTCGGTACTACCTATCGCGCCGACGAGATTCCCGCCGAGTTGCGCGAGCGCGCCGACGAGGCGCGCACCGAGCTGGTCGAACGGCTTGCCGACCTCGATGACGAACTGATGGAACGCTACCTGACCGGCGGCGAGATCGACAACGGTCAGGTGCGCGCCGCGCTGCGCCGGCACACCGTTGCCGGGGAGTTGTTCCCGGTGTTGTGCGGCAGCGCGTTCAAGAACAAGGGCATCCAACTTCTGCTCGACGGCGTCGTGGACTACCTGCCGTCGCCGGCGGAAAAGCCGGCGGTGACGGGAATCGTGCCGAGCACCGGCGACTACATCGAGCGCGCGCCGCGCGACGACGAGAGCCTGTCGGCACTGGCCTTCAAGGTGGTGACCGATCCTTACGTGGGACGGTTGACCTACTTTCGCATCTACTCCGGCGTGCTCGAGGCCGGCTCCTACCTGTACAACTCGTCGGCCGACGGGCGCGAACGGGTGACCCGGCTGCTGCGCATGCACGCCAACCGGCGCGAGGAGATCCCGGCGGCTCGCACCGGCGAGATCATCGCCGCCGTCGGACTGCGCAAGACCACCACCGGCGACACGCTGTGCAGCCAGAACGAGCCGATCATCCTGGAGTCGATGGTGTTTCCGGAGCCGGTGGTGTCGATCGCCATCGAGCCGAAGTCGAAGCAGGACTCCGACCGCCTCGGCGCGGCGCTCGGCAAGCTGTCCGACGAGGATCCGACCTTCAAGGTGCGCGTCGACCACGAGACCGGGCAGACGATCATGGCCGGCATGGGCGAGCTTCACCTGGAGGTGCTGACGGCGCGGCTGTTCCGCGAGTGGGGTGTCGAGGCCAACATCGGCATGCCCGAGGTGGCCTACCGGGAGACGATCAGCCGCAGCGCCGAGGTGGTAACCCGGTTCGTGCGCCAGACCGGCGGTCACGGACAGTACGCGCACATAGAGATGCAATTCGAACCGCTGCCCGCGGGGGCCGGTTTCCTTTTCGACAGCAAGGTTACTGGCGGACGGGTGCCGAAAGAGTATATTCCGGCGGTGCAGCGCGGGATCGAGGAGGCGATGGAGGTCGGGGTGCTGGCCGGGTACCCGATGGTAGACTTCCGCGCCATTCTGCTTGACGGCAGCTACCACGAGGTGGATTCGAGCGACCAGTCGTTTCGGATCGCCGGCAGCATCGCCTACCGGCAAGGGATTGCCAAGGCGGGGCCGCGGCTGCTGGAGCCGATCATGGAGGTGGAGGTGCACTGCCCCGAGGAGTATCTCGGCGACGTCATTTCCAACCTCAGCGCCCGCACCGGCCACGTACAGGGAATCGAGGACGTGTTTGGCGGGCGTACCGTGAAGGCGCGGGTGCCGTTGCGCAAGATGTTCGGTTATGTGACCGATCTGCGCTCCATGACCCGCGGTCGCGCCACGCACACCATGCAGTTTGGAGCCTACGAGGCGGCTCCCAAGGCAGTACAGACGGAGATGGTAGCCCGGACCTCCGGGCGCCTGGCTACCGCGTGACAATGTTCAATCGGCGAGGGCAGGCAACCCGGCGACGGGGAACCGTCCGGCGACGGGGAACCGTCCGGCGACGGGGAACCGTCCGGCAACAAAATCGACTACACGGAGAGTAGGAGGAAACAGCACATGGCCAAACAGAAATTCGAGCGTACCAAACCGCACGTCAACGTCGGTACCATCGGTCACGTCGACCATGGCAAGACCACGCTGACGGCGGCGATCACTCAGCATTGCAACCTCAAGTTCGGGGACAAGCTGATGAAGTACGAGGACATCGACAACGCTCCTGAGGAAAAGGCGCGCGGTATCACGATCAACACGCGCCACGTCGAGTATCAGACCGACAACCGGCACTATGCCCACGTCGACTGCCCCGGACACGCCGACTACATCAAGAACATGATTACCGGTGCGGCGCAGATGGACGGCGCGGTGCTGGTGGTGTCGGCGCCCGACTCGGTCATGCCGCAGACGCGCGAGCACATTCTGCTTGCCCGTCAGGTGCAGGTGCCCTCGATCGTCGTCTACATCAACAAGACCGATCAGGTCGATGACGAGGAGTTGCTGGAGCTGGTCGAGGAAGAGGTGAAGGACGCCCTCAACGAGTACGAGTTCCCGGGCGACGAGATCCCGATCATCAAGGGTACCGCGCTGCGCGCGCTGGAAAATCCCGGCGATGAAGACGCCAACACCACGGTGGTGGAACTGCTCGACGCGATGGACTCCTACATTCCGCTCCCCGAGCGTGAGGTGGATCGTCCGTTCCTGATGCCGATCGAGGACGTGTTCTCGATTCAGGGCCGCGGCACGGTGGTCACCGGGCGTATCGATCGCGGCACCATCAAGACCGGCGAGAGCGTGGAGATCGTGGGTATCCGCGAGACGCGCACCACGGTGGTTACCGGGGTCGAGATGTTCAACAAGATCCTCGACGCCGGCGAGGCGGGCGACAACATCGGCGCGCTGCTGCGCGGCGTGGACCGCAAGGAGGTGGAGCGCGGTCAGGTGCTCGCCAAGCCGGGCTCGATCAACCCGCACAAGAAGATGAAGGCGACCGTGTACGCGCTGACGCGCGAGGAGGGCGGGCGCCACAATCCGTTCTTCACCGGATACCGGCCGCAGTTCTACTTCCGCACCACCGACATCACCGGTACCGTTACCCTTCCGGAAGGCAAGGAGATGGTGATGCCCGGCGACACCACGGACCTGACCATCGAGTTGATCAACACCATCGCCGTCGAGCAGGGCGTTCGCTTCGCGATCCGCGAGGGCGGCCGCACCGTCGGCGCCGGCACGGTTACCGAGATCGTCGAATAGCGCGGCGAGGGTCTGGGGGGCACCGTCATGGCAGTTGACCGTATCCGGGTGCGTTTGCGCGGCTTCGACGTGGAGTTGATAGACCAGAGTTCCAAGGCGATTGTGCAGACGGTGCAGAAGGCGGGTTCACAGGTTTCCGGTCCGATACCGTTGCCTACGCGTACCAACCGATATACCGTGTTGCGTTCGCCGCACGTGAACAAGAAGTCCCGCGAGCAGTTCGAAATGCGTACCCACAAGCGTCTTATCGACATCATCGAGCCCACGTCGGCGGTCATGGATGCCCTGATGAAACTGGAGCTTCCCGCCGGCGTGGACGTGGAGATCAAGCAGTGAAGGCGTTGATCGGGCGCAAGGTGGGCATGACGCAACTGTTCGCGGACGACGGCTCGCTGCTGCCGGCGACCGTGATTCAGGTCGAGCCCAACGTGGTGGTGGGCGTGCGCACACCGGAGCGCGACGGTTACGCGGCCGTGGTGCTTGGCGCCGACCCGTTGCGGCTCAAGCGCGTAACCAGGCCGTACGCGGGCCAGTTCACGGGTGGGGTGGCGCCGGTACGGCACCTGGTGGAGATACGCGACTTCGACGGGGCGCCTGCGGTGGGCGACCAGTTCGGCGTGGAGTTGTTTTCCGGCGACACCGCGGTGGACGTGCAGGGCTCGTCGAAGGGCAAGGGGTTCCAGGGCGTGATGAAGCGCCACGGGTTCCACGGCGGGCGCAAGTCGCACGGGTCCAAGTTTCACCGCGCGCCCGGCTCGATCGGTCAGTCGGCGTCTCCGTCGCGGGTGGTCAAGGGCAAGAAGATGGCCGGGCGCATGGGCGGCGGAAGTGCGACCGTGCACAACCTCCGCCTGTACGGCATCGACGCCGAGCGCCGCCTGCTGCTCGTGGGCGGACCGTGTCCGGGGCCGCGCGGCGGTACCCTGGTAGTGACCAACGCCAAGAAGCGCGGCGCCCGCGGTGCGCCGGTCAGTCTGGCGGCGGGCGTGGCCGGCGGGTCCGGCGCGCCCGGCGGAGCGGCATCGTGACGGTGCCGGTGATCGGCGCCGGCGGCGGCGCCCGCGGCGAGGCGGAAGTGGCCGACGGCGTGTTTGGCGTCGAGGTCAGTGAAGGCGCCATCTACCACGCCATCCGCAACGAGCTTGCCAACCGACGGGTCGGCACGGCGTCCACCAAGAGCCGCAGCCAGGTGCGCGGCACCAGCCGCAAGCCGTGGCGGCAGAAAGGCACCGGGCGCGCGCGGGCGGGCGACGTGAAGTCGCCGCTGTGGACCGGCGGCGGGGTGATCTTCGGCCCGCAGCCGCGCAGCTACCGCTATCGGCTGCCGCGCAAGGCGAAGCGCACGGCGATGCGCTCGATACTGACCCAGAAGGCGCGCGAGCGGCGCATCACGATCGTCGACGGGGTGGCCGCGGACAGCGGCAAGACCAGGGAGCTGGTGCGCCAGCTCGAGCCGATTACCGGCGGCGTACGCTGCCTGTGGCTGCTGGACAAGCCTGCACCCATGCTGGTGCGCGCCGCGCGCAACATTCCCTGGCTGCGGATGGGCGCCTGCGACACCGTGACCGCGCACGACCTGTACTACAGCGAGCGCATCCTGCTGACGCCGGCGGCGGCCGAGCGGTTCGCGCAGTTGCTCGGCGAGCGGCAGGGATCGGGCGCCGGGCAGGTCGGCGCCGGCGGGGAGGAAGCATGAGGTCGGACATTCTCATAGCACCGGTCGTGACCGAGAAGAGCAACGAGCAGCGCGGCGCGAGAAAGTACGCATTCCGGGTTGACGCGCGCGCCAACAAGCTGCAGGTCGTGGACGCGGTGCGCACCACGTTCGGCGTGCACCCGGTGAAGTGCAACATCATTTCGGTCCCGCGCAAGCCGAAGCGGCTGCGGTTCCGCCCCGGCCACCGGTCCGGCTGGAAGAAGGCGATCGTCACGCTCGCTCCGGGCGAGAGCATCCAGATATTCGAAGGAGCTTGAGCGCGGTGCCTCTGAAGAAAAACAAGCCGATCACCCCGGGCAGCCGTTACGCGACCGGGCTCGACTTCGGCGATCTGCAGGATGAGGGGCCGGTCAAGTCGCTGCTCGGGCCGATGGGCAACCGCGCCGGGCGCGGTGCCGGCGGCCGCATCAGCGTCCGGCGGCGCGGCGGGCGTCACAAGCGGCGCTACCGGGTGGTGGACTTCCGGCGCGACAAGGCCGGCGTGCCCGGCAAGGTGGTGGCGGTGAGCTACGACCCGAACCGGTCCGCCAATCTCGCGTTGATCTCTTACGCCGACGGCGACAAGCGCTACATACTCGCGCCGCGCGGGCTGGCCGTCGGGCACCCCGTGGTGAGCGGGCCGGACGCCCCCATCGAAGTAGGCAACGCCCTGCCGCTGAAGCGCATCCCGCTCGGCATGGCCGTGCACAACGTGGAGCTGACGCTTGGCCGCGGCGGACAGATGGCCCGATCCGCGGGCGGGCGTGCGACGCTGGTGGCGCGCGAAGGGGACTACGTCACCCTGCGTCTGCCCTCCGGCGAGGTGCGGATGGTGTTCCACGAGTGCTACGCGTCGATCGGTGAGGTAGGCAACCAGGACCACATGAACGTCACGCTCGGCAAGGCCGGGCGGGCGCGCTGGCTGGGGCACCGCCCCAAGGTGCGCGGCGTGGCGATGAACCCGCACGATCACCCGCACGGCGGCGGCGAGGGCAAGAGTTCCGGCGGCCGGCATCCGGTGTCCGCCTGGGGCAGGCCGACCAAGGGTGCGAAGACACGGCGCAAGCGCAAGGCCTCGGATGCGTTCATCGTGACGCGCCGCAAAGGAAGGAAGTAGGCCGCCTATGGCACGATCGGTAAAGAAAGGACCGTTCATCGCGGGCAAGCTGTATCAGCGCATCCTCGATGCCAACCGGTCCGGCGAGAAGCGGATGATCCGTACCTACTCGCGCACGTCGACGATCATTCCCGAGATGGTCGGGCTGACCATCTCGGTGTACAACGGCAAGACCTGGATTCCGGTGTACGTTACCGAGAACCTGGTCGGCCACAAGCTCGGCGAGTTTGCCCCGACGCGGGTGTTCCGCGGTCACGCCGGGTCGGACCGCAAGGCGGTGCGGCGGTGATGGACGCGGCCAAGGGCCATAGCGCGCGCGCGCGCTACATCAGGATGTCGCCGCGCAAGGTGCGTCCGATCGCCGACTCGGTGCGGCGCAAGCCATACGTGGAAGCGCTTGCGCTGCTGGACGCGTTGCCCAACAAGGGCGCCAAGATCCTGCGCAAGGTGGTCAAGTCGGCGGCCGACAACGCCCTCGTACAGAACGAGAACCTCGACGAGGAGGCGCTCTACGTCAGCCACGTCGAGGTGAACGAGGCGCCGCGCATGAAGCGGATCTGGATTCGTGGGCGGGGGCGTGCCGACCGGCTGCTCAAGCGCATGTGCCATATCGACGTTGCCGTTGCGACGGTGGACGACGAGGATTGACGGGAGAGTTGAAATGGGCCAAAAGATAAACCCAATCGGGATGCGGCTGGGGATCAATCGTACCTGGAAGTCGAAGTGGTACGTCGACCCGCGGGAGTACTCCAAGACGCTGCACGAGGACTTGGCGCTGCGCAACGTAATCGAGAATTCGCCCGACACGCGCGGCGCCGACATCTCGGACGTGGAGATCATTCGTCACCCGCAGCGCATCACCATCATCATCCACACCGGCCGACCGGGAGTGGTGATCGGGGCCAAGGGTGCCAACATCGAGCGCCTCGGCGGCAAGCTGCAGCGGCTGGTGGGCAAGAAGATCCAGATCAAGATCAAGGAGATTCACCGCCCGGAGGTGAACGCGCAGCTCATCGCCATGAACGTGGCGCGCCAACTGCGTACCAAGGCGTCGTTCCGGCGGTCGCTCAACATGGCGGTGCAGAACGCCATGCGCGCCGGCGTGCAGGGCATCAAGATCAAGATCGGCGGCCGTCTCGGCGGGTCGGAAATGTCGCGCAGCGAGCAGCGCAAGGAGGGACGCATACCGTTGCACACGTTCCGGGCCGACATCGACTACGGGTTCGCCGAATCGCTCACCGCCATGGGCGCCATCGGCGTGAAGGTGTGGGTGTTCAACGGCGAGCTGTACGGCCGCGACACCAAGGATGACGCCGGCCAGATGCTGCGTCGCCAGCGCGGCCGGGTGCCGGCGCGGTTGTAGCGATGCTGAATCCCAAGCGAGAGAAATATCGCAAGCGGCAGCGTGGCCGCCTGCGCGGTAATGCCACCCGCAAGAACGAGGTCGCGTTCGGAGATTACGGCCTGATGGCGCTGGAACCGAAGCTCATCACCAACCGCCAGATCGAGGCGGCGCGGGTCGCGATGACCCGCCACATCAGGCGCGGCGGCAAGGTATGGATCCGCATCTTCCCGGACAAGCCCTACACCAAGAAGCCCGCCGAGACCAGGATGGGGAAGGGCAAGGGCGCGCCGGAATACTGGGTAGCGCCGGTGAAGCCGGGTACGGTGCTGTTCGAGCTGGCCGGGGTGCCGCGGCAGGCCGCCAGCGAGGCGATCGCGCTCGCGGGGAGCAAGCTGCCGGTGAAGACGAAGCTGCTGGTGCGGCGCAATCTGGAAGTATGAAGCTGGAAGCATGAAGGATTCATTCAACGACCTTTCGTATGGCGAACTGGTGACCCGCCGGGACGAGATTCGAAAGCAGTATCGCGACGTGCGATTCAACGTGGTGGTGGGGCACGTCGACAATCCCTTGCTGCTGCGGACGCTGAAACGCAAGCTCGCCCGCCTGAACACGATCGTGCACGAGTACGACCTGGGAATCCGCCAGACCCGGGCCGGCGGCACCGGTGGAGATCAGGCGGCGGAGCGGGAGCCGGCCGGTGAGGCGGCGGCGAAGGAGTAACATGCGCCGAGGAGAACCATGGACAAGGCGGTAGACAACCCCGAACAGCAGTCCGGCGCGGCGCCGGAGCAGGCGCAGGGCGCCCCGGCCGGCGTGGCCGCCCCGGATGGGGCCGGCGCGGACGAACCGGCGGCCGCGTCCGCGCAGGTGGAGGCGGCCAAGGACTCGGCACGGGACGAGCCCGCCGCCGAGGAACGAGCCGGCAGCGAACCCGAGGTCGGTGCCGAACCGGCGGCGGCCGCCGCCGGCGGGCCGGTCGAGGCTGCTTCCGACCCGGCGGGGGCGCCCGCGAACGACGAGCCGCAGACCGCCGTGGCGGCGGCAGTGCCTGCCGCACCGGTGGCCGCCGAGGCGGCGCCCCTGGAAGCCGAGCCGGCGACGTCCGGCAAGCCCCACAAGCGCGTGCTGACCGGTACCGTGGTCAGCAACGGCAGCGAGCAAAGCGTGGTGATACGCATCGCCCGCCGCAAGAAGCACCGGCTGTACAAGAAGTACCGTACCCTCACCAAGAAGGTGATGGCGCACGACCCGGCGAACGACTGCCGGGTCGGCGACGTAGTGCGCGTAGTCGAGAGTCGCCCGCTGAGCAGGATGAAGCGCTGGCGGCTGGTCGAGATCGTGAAACGGGGCAGTTAGGACGGGTAGTTGGGGGACGCACAACCATGGTTCAGATGATGAGCTACCTGAACGTAGCCGACAACAGCGGCGCCAAGCGCGTGCAGTGCATCAAGATACTCGGCGGCTCGAAGCGCCGCAGCGCGTCGGTGGGAGACACCGTCGTGGTCGCGGTGAAGGTGGCGCTGCCGGGCGGCGCCATCCGCAAGGGATCGATGACCCGTGCCGTGGTGGTGCGCACCAGGAAGGAACTGAAGCGCGACGACGGCACCTACATCCGCTTCGACGACAATGCCTGCGTGCTGGTGGACACCGCCGGCAACCCGGCCGGCAAGCGCGTGTTCGGGCCGGTGGCCCGTGAGTTGCGCGAGCGCGACTACATGAAGATCGTTTCGCTGGCCCCGGAGGTGTTGTAGATGGCAGCCGGCAACAAGCTGAAGACCGGAGACCTGGTGCGCATCGTGAGCGGCCGCTCACGCGGGCGCGAGGGCCGCATACTGCGCCTCGACCGGACCCGTGGACGGGTGTGGATCGAGGGTGCCAACATGGTCAAGAAAGCGGTGCGGTCGAAGAACCCCAATCAGCCCCAGCAAGGCGGCCTGACCGACGTCGAGGCGAGCGTGAGCTGGGCCAACGTGATGATCGTGTGCCGCAAGTGCGGCATAGCCCGCGTTGGTTACGATACGGGCGGCGCGGAGAAGGTTCGCGTCTGCCGCAAGTGTGGAGAACCGCTGTGAGTAAGCGCAAGGCTCCGAAACAAGCGGCGCCCGCCGGCTACGTGCCGCGCCTGAAGGCGCGCTATCGGGCCCAGGTCGCGGGCGCCCTGCACGAGGAATTCGGCTACGACTCGGTCATGCAGACCCCCAGGCTGGAGAAAATCGTGCTCAGCGCGGGCGTCGGCGAGGCGGTCAACAACAAGAGACTGCTCGATACCGCCGTCGCTGAACTCACCCAGATCTCCGGGCTGCGCGCGGTCCGCACCACGGCCCGAAAGTCGATAGCGGCATTCAAGATACGCCAGGGCATGGAGATCGGCGTGATGGTCACGCTGCGCGGCGACCGCATGTACGAGTTCCTCGACCGCCTGGTGAGCGTGGCGATCCCGCGCATCAAGGACTTCCGCGGCTGCAGTACCCGTGCCTTCGACGGCCACGGCAACTACTCCATGGGGGTCGACGACCAGACCATCTTTCCGGAGATTGACTATGACAAGGTGGAGCGCGTTACCGGGCTCAACATCGCGATCGTGACGACCGCGGAAACCGATCGCGAGGCGCGCAGCCTGCTCGCTGCGCTTGGCATGCCGTTTCAACGGCCGGAGGCGAATTAACGTGGCCCGCAAGAGTCTTATCGTGAAAGCAGGGCGCAAGCCCAAGTACCGGGTCCGGGCGGTAAATCGCTGCCGGCTGTGTGGCCGGGCACGCGGTTATATGCGTAAATTCGAACTCTGTCGGATTTGCTTCCGCAACCTTGCGAGTGCCGGCAAGATACCCGGAGTGACCAAGTCAAGTTGGTAGAGGAAAGGATACGATGGCGGTAACCGACCCGATAGCCGACATGCTCGCGAAGATCAAGAACGCGAGCAGCGCCGGCCACGAAAGCGTCAACATCCGGCCTTCTCGAATGAAGCTAGAGATCATCAAGATTCTCAAGATCGAGGGGTATATCAAGAACTTCAAGAAGGTCAACGCAGACGGGCACACCAGC from Spirochaetaceae bacterium encodes:
- the rpsG gene encoding 30S ribosomal protein S7 gives rise to the protein MPRRGNTRKRPDPVDPKYRNVTAGRFINAMMTRGKRSTATRTLYDAFDIIERRLKRDPLEVFLKAVENAKPLLEVKSRRVGGSTYQVPVEVRESRRDALAIRWLIQYAQQRRGRAMTAGLSAELMDAFNETGAAVKKKEDTHRMAEANKAFAHYRW
- the rpsC gene encoding 30S ribosomal protein S3 yields the protein MGQKINPIGMRLGINRTWKSKWYVDPREYSKTLHEDLALRNVIENSPDTRGADISDVEIIRHPQRITIIIHTGRPGVVIGAKGANIERLGGKLQRLVGKKIQIKIKEIHRPEVNAQLIAMNVARQLRTKASFRRSLNMAVQNAMRAGVQGIKIKIGGRLGGSEMSRSEQRKEGRIPLHTFRADIDYGFAESLTAMGAIGVKVWVFNGELYGRDTKDDAGQMLRRQRGRVPARL
- the rplB gene encoding 50S ribosomal protein L2; translated protein: MPLKKNKPITPGSRYATGLDFGDLQDEGPVKSLLGPMGNRAGRGAGGRISVRRRGGRHKRRYRVVDFRRDKAGVPGKVVAVSYDPNRSANLALISYADGDKRYILAPRGLAVGHPVVSGPDAPIEVGNALPLKRIPLGMAVHNVELTLGRGGQMARSAGGRATLVAREGDYVTLRLPSGEVRMVFHECYASIGEVGNQDHMNVTLGKAGRARWLGHRPKVRGVAMNPHDHPHGGGEGKSSGGRHPVSAWGRPTKGAKTRRKRKASDAFIVTRRKGRK
- the rplV gene encoding 50S ribosomal protein L22, translated to MDAAKGHSARARYIRMSPRKVRPIADSVRRKPYVEALALLDALPNKGAKILRKVVKSAADNALVQNENLDEEALYVSHVEVNEAPRMKRIWIRGRGRADRLLKRMCHIDVAVATVDDED
- the rplD gene encoding 50S ribosomal protein L4, with the protein product MTVPVIGAGGGARGEAEVADGVFGVEVSEGAIYHAIRNELANRRVGTASTKSRSQVRGTSRKPWRQKGTGRARAGDVKSPLWTGGGVIFGPQPRSYRYRLPRKAKRTAMRSILTQKARERRITIVDGVAADSGKTRELVRQLEPITGGVRCLWLLDKPAPMLVRAARNIPWLRMGACDTVTAHDLYYSERILLTPAAAERFAQLLGERQGSGAGQVGAGGEEA
- the rplW gene encoding 50S ribosomal protein L23; the encoded protein is MRSDILIAPVVTEKSNEQRGARKYAFRVDARANKLQVVDAVRTTFGVHPVKCNIISVPRKPKRLRFRPGHRSGWKKAIVTLAPGESIQIFEGA
- the rpsQ gene encoding 30S ribosomal protein S17, whose amino-acid sequence is MEAEPATSGKPHKRVLTGTVVSNGSEQSVVIRIARRKKHRLYKKYRTLTKKVMAHDPANDCRVGDVVRVVESRPLSRMKRWRLVEIVKRGS
- the rpsS gene encoding 30S ribosomal protein S19, producing MARSVKKGPFIAGKLYQRILDANRSGEKRMIRTYSRTSTIIPEMVGLTISVYNGKTWIPVYVTENLVGHKLGEFAPTRVFRGHAGSDRKAVRR
- the rpsJ gene encoding 30S ribosomal protein S10 — encoded protein: MAVDRIRVRLRGFDVELIDQSSKAIVQTVQKAGSQVSGPIPLPTRTNRYTVLRSPHVNKKSREQFEMRTHKRLIDIIEPTSAVMDALMKLELPAGVDVEIKQ
- the rpsL gene encoding 30S ribosomal protein S12 gives rise to the protein MPTINQLIRKGRKRPLNKSKSPALQACPQKRGVCTQVRTITPRKPNSALRKVARVRLSNNIEVNAYIPGIGHTLQEHSVVLIRGGRVKDLAGVRYHVVRGTKDTLGVEDRRKARSKYGTKRPKV
- the rpmC gene encoding 50S ribosomal protein L29, with product MKDSFNDLSYGELVTRRDEIRKQYRDVRFNVVVGHVDNPLLLRTLKRKLARLNTIVHEYDLGIRQTRAGGTGGDQAAEREPAGEAAAKE
- the rplP gene encoding 50S ribosomal protein L16, with the translated sequence MLNPKREKYRKRQRGRLRGNATRKNEVAFGDYGLMALEPKLITNRQIEAARVAMTRHIRRGGKVWIRIFPDKPYTKKPAETRMGKGKGAPEYWVAPVKPGTVLFELAGVPRQAASEAIALAGSKLPVKTKLLVRRNLEV
- the fusA gene encoding elongation factor G; its protein translation is MEPHSRLSQTRNIGIMAHIDAGKTTTTERILYYTGRKHKLGEVHDGQAEMDWMDLEKERGITITAAATYCSWREHAVNIIDTPGHVDFTVEVERSLRVLDGAVAVFCAVAGVEPQSETVWKQANTYAVPRLVFINKMDRVGADFAACVDDLHAKLGANAVAVQLPTGAGADFNSVIDLVAMRRITWEEVDLGTTYRADEIPAELRERADEARTELVERLADLDDELMERYLTGGEIDNGQVRAALRRHTVAGELFPVLCGSAFKNKGIQLLLDGVVDYLPSPAEKPAVTGIVPSTGDYIERAPRDDESLSALAFKVVTDPYVGRLTYFRIYSGVLEAGSYLYNSSADGRERVTRLLRMHANRREEIPAARTGEIIAAVGLRKTTTGDTLCSQNEPIILESMVFPEPVVSIAIEPKSKQDSDRLGAALGKLSDEDPTFKVRVDHETGQTIMAGMGELHLEVLTARLFREWGVEANIGMPEVAYRETISRSAEVVTRFVRQTGGHGQYAHIEMQFEPLPAGAGFLFDSKVTGGRVPKEYIPAVQRGIEEAMEVGVLAGYPMVDFRAILLDGSYHEVDSSDQSFRIAGSIAYRQGIAKAGPRLLEPIMEVEVHCPEEYLGDVISNLSARTGHVQGIEDVFGGRTVKARVPLRKMFGYVTDLRSMTRGRATHTMQFGAYEAAPKAVQTEMVARTSGRLATA
- the tuf gene encoding elongation factor Tu; the encoded protein is MAKQKFERTKPHVNVGTIGHVDHGKTTLTAAITQHCNLKFGDKLMKYEDIDNAPEEKARGITINTRHVEYQTDNRHYAHVDCPGHADYIKNMITGAAQMDGAVLVVSAPDSVMPQTREHILLARQVQVPSIVVYINKTDQVDDEELLELVEEEVKDALNEYEFPGDEIPIIKGTALRALENPGDEDANTTVVELLDAMDSYIPLPEREVDRPFLMPIEDVFSIQGRGTVVTGRIDRGTIKTGESVEIVGIRETRTTVVTGVEMFNKILDAGEAGDNIGALLRGVDRKEVERGQVLAKPGSINPHKKMKATVYALTREEGGRHNPFFTGYRPQFYFRTTDITGTVTLPEGKEMVMPGDTTDLTIELINTIAVEQGVRFAIREGGRTVGAGTVTEIVE
- the rplC gene encoding 50S ribosomal protein L3; translated protein: MKALIGRKVGMTQLFADDGSLLPATVIQVEPNVVVGVRTPERDGYAAVVLGADPLRLKRVTRPYAGQFTGGVAPVRHLVEIRDFDGAPAVGDQFGVELFSGDTAVDVQGSSKGKGFQGVMKRHGFHGGRKSHGSKFHRAPGSIGQSASPSRVVKGKKMAGRMGGGSATVHNLRLYGIDAERRLLLVGGPCPGPRGGTLVVTNAKKRGARGAPVSLAAGVAGGSGAPGGAAS